A genomic segment from Gavia stellata isolate bGavSte3 chromosome 4, bGavSte3.hap2, whole genome shotgun sequence encodes:
- the LOC104255924 gene encoding carboxypeptidase A2 produces MKLILIFSALFGASLCLKTFVGHQVLRIKTRNEEEVKKLQLLESLEHLELDFWINPSSPALPVDVRIPANSVQAVKAFLESYGIEYSILIEDLQVILDKEKQDMAYSQERERSSNKFNYGTYHTLDSIYAELDHLASEYSNIVSKLQIGESYEKRPLYVLKFSTGGSNRPAIWIDAGIHSREWVTQASAIWMAKKIASDYGKDPSITSLLNKMDIFLLTVSNPDGYVFTHTTDRMWRKTRSKIQGSVCFGVDPNRNWDAGFGGPGASSYPCSESYRGPSANSEVEVKSVVNFIKNHGNIRAFLTLHSYSQLLMYPYGYKCTEPADYAELDALGRAAASSIQSLYGTTFTVGSICTTIYQASGGSIDWSYDYGIKYSFAFELRDTGRYGFLLPASQIIPTAEETWLGLKTIMEHVRDNPY; encoded by the exons ATGAAGCTGATTTTGATCTTCAGTGCCCTCTTCGGGGCTTCCTTGTGCCTGAAAACTTTTGTTGG GCACCAGGTTCTCCGAATCAAGACAAGAAATGAGGAGGAGGTTAAGAAGTTACAGCTTTTGGAATCGCTGGAACACCTTGAG ctTGATTTCTGGATAaatccctcctcccctgccctccctgtgGATGTGCGAATCCCCGCTAACAGTGTCCAGGCAGTCAAAGCCTTCCTGGAGTCCTATGGGATTGAGTACTCCATCCTGATCGAAGACCTGCAG GTTATTCTagataaagaaaagcaagatatGGCCTACAGTCAAGAAAGGGAGCGCAGCAGCAACAAATTCAACTATGGAACTTACCACACTTTAGATTCT atttatGCAGAACTGGATCATCTTGCGTCTGAATATAGCAACATTGTCAGTAAGCTCCAGATCGGGGAATCCTATGAAAAGCGGCCTTTGTATGTGCTCAAG TTCAGCACTGGAGGAAGCAACCGTCCCGCAATCTGGATTGATGCTGGTATCCATTCCCGAGAGTGGGTTACCCAAGCGAGTGCGATATGGATGGCTAAAAAG ATTGCCTCTGACTATGGGAAGGATCCATCCATCACCTCTCTGCTGAACAAAATGGACATTTTCCTGCTGACAGTCTCAAACCCTGATGGATATGTATTCACTCACACCACA GATCGCATGTGGCGGAAGACCCGCTCCAAGATCCAAGGCAGTGTGTGTTTTGGAGTTGATCCAAACAGGAACTGGGATGCAGGTTTTGGAG GTCCTGGAGCTAGTAGTTATCCCTGTTCTGAATCTTACCGTGGTCCCAGTGCCAACTCAGAGGTGGAAGTTAAATCTGTTGTCAACTTTATTAAGAATCATGGAAACATCCGGGCCTTCCTCACCCTCCACAGTTACTCTCAGCTCCTGATGTATCCCTATGGCTATAAATGCACTGAACCGGCAGACTACGCTGAGCTG GATGCCTTGGGAAGAGCTGCCGCCAGTTCCATCCAGTCCCTGTACGGCACCACCTTTACAGTGGGGAGCATTTGCACTACTATCT acCAAGCCAGTGGAGGCAGCATTGACTGGAGCTACGATTATGGCATCAAATACTCTTTCGCCTTTGAGCTGCGAGACACGGGTCGCTACGGTTTCCTCCTGCCAGCCAGCCAAATTATCCCAACTGCAGAGGAGACCTGGCTGGGTCTGAAAACAATCATGGAGCACGTGCGAGACAATCCGTATTAA
- the LOC104255925 gene encoding carboxypeptidase A1 → MLSGAEAHPRPPAMKILLLFTTLVAAACSEQLFVGDQVLRVTASDEEQITLLRVLGEQAELQVDFWHEPTSPGHPADLRVPFPSLQAVKIFLESNSISYSIMIEDVQELLDEEKKTMMKSRRTERSTNTFDFASYHTIEEIYDWMDMLVNDHPSLVSKIQIGQSYENRPLYVLKFSTGGSNRPAIWLDTGIHSREWITHATGVWTANKIAEDYGQDPSITAILDSMDIFFEIVTNPDGFAFTHSSNRMWRKTRSINAGSHCIGVDPNRNWDAGFGGSGSSSNPCSETYHGPYAHSEVEVKAIVDFISGHGNVKSVISIHSYSQMLLFPYGYKTAPAPHHQELNELAKKAVSDLTAVYGTKYTYGSIADTIYKADGTTVDWAYDNGVKYSFTFELRDTGRYGFLLPSTQIIPTATETWPALLDIMVHVLEHPY, encoded by the exons ATGCTCTCAGGGGCTGAGGCTCATCCGCGTCCGCCCGCCATGAAGATCCTCCTGCTCTTCACCACCCTTGTGGCAGCCGCCTGCAGCGAGCAGCTTTTCGTGGG GGACCAGGTCCTCCGTGTCACGGCCAGCGACGAGGAGCAGATCACCCTGCTCAGGGTGCTGGGcgagcaggcagagctgcag GTTGACTTCTGGCATGAGCCCACCAGCCCTGGCCACCCAGCTGACCTGCGGGtgcccttccccagcctccaAGCTGTCAAAATCTTCCTGGAGTCCAATAGCATTTCCTACAGCATCATGATAGAGGACGTGCAG GAATTATtggatgaggaaaagaaaaccatgaTGAAGTCGAGGAGGACAGAGAGAAGCACCAATACGTTCGATTTTGCCTCCTACCACACGATAGAGGAG ATCTATGACTGGATGGACATGCTGGTGAACGATCATCCCAGCCTTGTTAGCAAGATCCAGATCGGGCAGAGCTACGAGAACAGACCCCTGTACGTGCTGAAG TTCAGCACCGGGGGATCGAACCGGCCGGCCATCTGGCTGGACACCGGCATCCACTCACGGGAATGGATCACCCACGCCACCGGCGTCTGGACGGCCAACAAG ATCGCTGAGGACTACGGCCAGGACCCCTCCATCACCGCCATCCTGGATAGCATGGACATCTTCTTTGAGATCGTCACCAACCCCGATGGCTTTGCCTTCACCCACAGCTCC AACCGCATGTGGCGCAAAACGAGATCCATCAACGCCGGCTCCCACTGCATTGGTGTGGACCCCAACCGAAACTGGGATGCGGGCTTTGGAG GCTCTGGATCCAGCAGCAACCCCTGCTCCGAGACCTACCATGGCCCTTACGCCCACTCCGAGGTGGAAGTGAAAGCCATCGTGGACTTCATCAGCGGCCACGGGAATGTGAAATCGGTCATCTCCATCCACAGCTACTCCcagatgctgcttttcccctaTGGCTACAAGACAGCACCTGCACCCCACCACCAGGAACTG AATGAACTGGCTAAAAAGGCAGTGAGTGACTTGACGGCTGTGTATGGGACAAAATACACCTACGGCAGCATCGCAGACACCATCT ACAAGGCAGACGGCACCACTGTTGACTGGGCCTACGACAACGGGGTGAAATACTCTTTCACCTTCGAGCTGAGGGACACGGGGCGCTACGGCTtcctcctgcccagcacccagaTCATCCCCACCGCTACCGAGACCTGGCCAGCACTGCTGGACATCATGGTCCACGTCCTGGAGCATCCGTACTGA
- the LOC104253618 gene encoding carboxypeptidase A1-like: MGFKRPRGAVGARDRLFRLTMRALLLLAALVAAAAGTETFVGHQVLRIVPTSDEELQKVQELEDLEELQLDFWLAPRGLGYPVDVRVPFPSLQPLKAHLEANGISYSIMIEDVQALVDNEQMEMLRGRSQLPLSTNTFNYDTYHSLDEIYTFMDLMVAENPNLVSKLEIGRSTENRPLYVLKFSKGGTNRPAIWIDTGIHSREWVTQASGVWFAKKIALDHENDEGLASILDKMDIFLEIVTNPDGFVFTQTQNRMWRKTRSRQSGSVCIGVDPNRNWDAGFGGPGASRNPCSETYHGPYANSEPEVKAIVDFVKNHGNIKAFVSIHSYSQLLLYPYGYTSTPVPDQKELHQISEKAVTALSSLYGTNYKYGSIITTIYQASGGTIDWTYNQGIKYSFTFELRDTGRYGFLLPAKQIVPTAQETWLGLKVIMLHARDHPY; the protein is encoded by the exons ATGGGATTTAAGAGGCCCCGGGGTGCTGTTGGGGCACGGGACAGACTCTTTCGGCTGACGATGAgggccctcctgctgctggctgccctgGTGGCAGCAGCCGCCGGCACCGAGACTTTTGTTGG GCACCAGGTGCTGCGCATCGTCCCCACCAGCGATGAGGAGCTGCAGAaggtgcaggagctggaggaccTCGAGGAGCTGCAG CTGGATTTCTGGCTGGCACCCCGTGGCCTCGGGTACCCGGTCGACGTCCGCgtgcccttccccagcctgcagcccctcAAAGCCCACCTGGAGGCCAACGGCATCTCCTACTCCATCATGATCGAGGACGTGCAG GCGCTGGTGGACAACGAGCAGATGGAGATGCTTCGTGGCCGCAGCCAGCTGCCGCTTTCCACCAACACCTTCAACTATGACACCTACCACAGCCTAGATGAG ATCTACACCTTCATGGACCTGATGGTGGCCGAAAACCCCAACCTGGTCAGCAAGCTCGAGATCGGCCGTTCGACAGAGAACCGCCCCCTCTACGTGCTCAAG TTCAGCAAAGGGGGGACGAACCGCCCGGCCATTTGGATCGACACCGGCATCCACTCTCGTGAATGGGTGACACAGGCCAGCGGCGTTTGGTTTGCCAAGAAG ATTGCCTTGGATCACGAGAATGACGAAGGTCTGGCCTCCATCCTGGACAAGATGGACATCTTCCTGGAGATCGTCACCAACCCTGACGGCTTCGTATTCACCCAAACCCAG AACCGTATGTGGCGCAAGACCAGGTCCAGGCAGTCGGGCTCCGTTTGCATCGGCGTGGACCCCAACCGCAACTGGGATGCAGGTTTCGGAG GGCCCGGGGCCAGCAGAAACCCCTGCTCAGAGACATATCATGGACCCTACGCCAACTCGGAGCCTGAGGTGAAGGCCATCGTGGACTTTGTGAAGAACCACGGGAACATCAAGGCTTTCGTCTCCATCCACAGCTACTCCCAACTCCTGCTCTACCCCTACGGCTACACCAGCACCCCAGTGCCTGACCAGAAAGAGCTG CACCAGATTTCCGAGAAGGCGGTCAcagctctgtcttctctgtacGGCACTAACTACAAGTACGGCAGCATCATCACCACCATCT ATCAAGCGAGCGGAGGAACCATTGACTGGACGTACAATCAGGGCATTAAGTACTCCTTCACCTTCGAGCTGCGGGACACGGGGCGCTACGGGTTCCTGCTCCCCGCAAAACAGATCGTCCCAACCGCCCAGGAGACGTGGCTGGGGCTGAAGGTCATCATGCTGCACGCGCGGGACCATCCCTACTAA
- the CEP41 gene encoding centrosomal protein of 41 kDa isoform X2: MSSRRSVGDPEYLTRRIPQNPRYQHIKTRLDTGNSLTKYTEKLEEIKRNYRYKKDELFKRLKVTTFAQLVIQVASLSDETLEVTNEEIHKLEDGDSAAPDADAELTAGTNGKGSPDGTPSPVLFINNTGAGESYRSTLQSVISGVGELDIEKDAPKKVDAQAKDMPYPDCPFLLLDVRDRDAYDQCHIVGAYSYPIATLSRTMNPYTNSILEYKNAHGKIIILYDNDERLASQAATTMCERGFENLFMLSGGRLSCGSSGRDSKVTTVRSSPSLPSTAGNMGSLTARSLSRSSLQNRPWK, encoded by the exons ATGTCGAGCAGGAGGAGTGTCGGGGACCCGGAG tatttaacCAGGCGCATCCCTCAGAATCCCAGATATCAACATATAAAAACCCGCCTCGATACTG GAAACAGTTTAACAAAATACACTGAGAAGTTGGAAGAGATCAAAAGAA attACAGATATAAAAAGGATGAGCTGTTTAAAAGACTGAAAGTGACTACTTTTGCCCAGTTG GTCATCCAGGTTGCCTCTCTATCTGATGAAACCTTAGAAGTGACAAATGAGGAGATCCACAAGCTGgaag ATGGTGATTCTGCTGCTCCAGATGCAGATGCTGAACTCACGGCAGGGACAAATGGGAAAGGAAGCCCCGATGGGACACCTAGTCCGGTCCTGTTCATAAACAACACAGGAGCTGGGGAATCCTATCGGTCCACGCTGCAGAG CGTGATAAGTGGCGTTGGTGAACTGGATATAGAAAAGGACGCTCCAAAGAAAGTGGACGCTCAGGCTAAAGACATGCCTTATCCCGACTGCCCCTTCCTGCTTTTGGATGTACGAGACCGAGATGCATATGACCAATGTCACATTGTTGGAG cTTATTCCTACCCTATCGCAACACTGTCTAGAACCATGAACCCATATACGAATAGTATTCTGGAATAT AAAAATGCACATGGAAAAATTATCATTTTGTATGACAATGATGAGAGGTTAGCCAGCCAGGCTGCAACAACCATGTGTGAGAGGGGCTTTGAGAACTTGTTCATGTTATCTGGAG gccGTCTTAGCTGTGGTTCTTCAGGCCGTGATTCCAAGGTGACGACTGTGAGGAGCAGCcccagtctccccagcaccGCTGGCAACATGGGATCCCTCACCGCCCGCTCACTCAGCAGGAGCAGCCTCCAGAACAGGCCATGGAAATAA
- the CEP41 gene encoding centrosomal protein of 41 kDa isoform X3, translating into MSSRRSVGDPEYLTRRIPQNPRYQHIKTRLDTDYRYKKDELFKRLKVTTFAQLVIQVASLSDETLEVTNEEIHKLEDGDSAAPDADAELTAGTNGKGSPDGTPSPVLFINNTGAGESYRSTLQSVISGVGELDIEKDAPKKVDAQAKDMPYPDCPFLLLDVRDRDAYDQCHIVGAYSYPIATLSRTMNPYTNSILEYKNAHGKIIILYDNDERLASQAATTMCERGFENLFMLSGGRLSCGSSGRDSKVTTVRSSPSLPSTAGNMGSLTARSLSRSSLQNRPWK; encoded by the exons ATGTCGAGCAGGAGGAGTGTCGGGGACCCGGAG tatttaacCAGGCGCATCCCTCAGAATCCCAGATATCAACATATAAAAACCCGCCTCGATACTG attACAGATATAAAAAGGATGAGCTGTTTAAAAGACTGAAAGTGACTACTTTTGCCCAGTTG GTCATCCAGGTTGCCTCTCTATCTGATGAAACCTTAGAAGTGACAAATGAGGAGATCCACAAGCTGgaag ATGGTGATTCTGCTGCTCCAGATGCAGATGCTGAACTCACGGCAGGGACAAATGGGAAAGGAAGCCCCGATGGGACACCTAGTCCGGTCCTGTTCATAAACAACACAGGAGCTGGGGAATCCTATCGGTCCACGCTGCAGAG CGTGATAAGTGGCGTTGGTGAACTGGATATAGAAAAGGACGCTCCAAAGAAAGTGGACGCTCAGGCTAAAGACATGCCTTATCCCGACTGCCCCTTCCTGCTTTTGGATGTACGAGACCGAGATGCATATGACCAATGTCACATTGTTGGAG cTTATTCCTACCCTATCGCAACACTGTCTAGAACCATGAACCCATATACGAATAGTATTCTGGAATAT AAAAATGCACATGGAAAAATTATCATTTTGTATGACAATGATGAGAGGTTAGCCAGCCAGGCTGCAACAACCATGTGTGAGAGGGGCTTTGAGAACTTGTTCATGTTATCTGGAG gccGTCTTAGCTGTGGTTCTTCAGGCCGTGATTCCAAGGTGACGACTGTGAGGAGCAGCcccagtctccccagcaccGCTGGCAACATGGGATCCCTCACCGCCCGCTCACTCAGCAGGAGCAGCCTCCAGAACAGGCCATGGAAATAA
- the CEP41 gene encoding centrosomal protein of 41 kDa isoform X1, which produces MSSRRSVGDPEYLTRRIPQNPRYQHIKTRLDTGNSLTKYTEKLEEIKRNYRYKKDELFKRLKVTTFAQLVIQVASLSDETLEVTNEEIHKLEDGDSAAPDADAELTAGTNGKGSPDGTPSPVLFINNTGAGESYRSTLQSVISGVGELDIEKDAPKKVDAQAKDMPYPDCPFLLLDVRDRDAYDQCHIVGAYSYPIATLSRTMNPYTNSILEYKNAHGKIIILYDNDERLASQAATTMCERGFENLFMLSGGLKVLAQKIPEGLITGSLPVSCQVAAPTGSARKKTSPKVPPAHAENKWRFSADDLQKIKYYLEEEHIPSDTASRLSCGSSGRDSKVTTVRSSPSLPSTAGNMGSLTARSLSRSSLQNRPWK; this is translated from the exons ATGTCGAGCAGGAGGAGTGTCGGGGACCCGGAG tatttaacCAGGCGCATCCCTCAGAATCCCAGATATCAACATATAAAAACCCGCCTCGATACTG GAAACAGTTTAACAAAATACACTGAGAAGTTGGAAGAGATCAAAAGAA attACAGATATAAAAAGGATGAGCTGTTTAAAAGACTGAAAGTGACTACTTTTGCCCAGTTG GTCATCCAGGTTGCCTCTCTATCTGATGAAACCTTAGAAGTGACAAATGAGGAGATCCACAAGCTGgaag ATGGTGATTCTGCTGCTCCAGATGCAGATGCTGAACTCACGGCAGGGACAAATGGGAAAGGAAGCCCCGATGGGACACCTAGTCCGGTCCTGTTCATAAACAACACAGGAGCTGGGGAATCCTATCGGTCCACGCTGCAGAG CGTGATAAGTGGCGTTGGTGAACTGGATATAGAAAAGGACGCTCCAAAGAAAGTGGACGCTCAGGCTAAAGACATGCCTTATCCCGACTGCCCCTTCCTGCTTTTGGATGTACGAGACCGAGATGCATATGACCAATGTCACATTGTTGGAG cTTATTCCTACCCTATCGCAACACTGTCTAGAACCATGAACCCATATACGAATAGTATTCTGGAATAT AAAAATGCACATGGAAAAATTATCATTTTGTATGACAATGATGAGAGGTTAGCCAGCCAGGCTGCAACAACCATGTGTGAGAGGGGCTTTGAGAACTTGTTCATGTTATCTGGAG GCCTGAAGGTCCTTGCACAGAAGATTCCAGAAGGACTGATCACCGGCTCACTCCCTGTGTCCTGCCAGGTGGCAGCTCCCACGGGCTCTGCTCGAAAAAAGACCTCTCCCAAAGTGCCACCCGCACATGCTGAGAATAAATGGAGGTTTTCTGCAGATGATCTACAAAAGATAAAGTACTACCTAGAAGAGGAGCATATTCCTTCAGACACTGCCA gccGTCTTAGCTGTGGTTCTTCAGGCCGTGATTCCAAGGTGACGACTGTGAGGAGCAGCcccagtctccccagcaccGCTGGCAACATGGGATCCCTCACCGCCCGCTCACTCAGCAGGAGCAGCCTCCAGAACAGGCCATGGAAATAA